Proteins found in one Actinokineospora alba genomic segment:
- the nuoH gene encoding NADH-quinone oxidoreductase subunit NuoH, protein MNRAQLLADDPIWLIAIKCVVLLGLGAIATTAMIILERKIVARMQQRPGPNRVGPNGWFQSLADAIKLPFKEQIIPDTADRKVYFLAPVIATIPAFLAFSVIPFGPEVSIFGERTVLQLVDLPVGVLVVLACSSMGVYGIVLAGWASGSPYPLLGGLRSAAQVISYEIALGLSIVAVILYTGSLSTGDIVDAQQTGWYFYLLIPSFLIFIISMVGETNRAPFDLPEAESELVGGFHTEYSSMKFALFFLAEYVNMVIVSAMATTLFLGGYMAPWPLSLIGDNYLNTGWWPLLWFLGKVWLFLFAFIWLRGTLPRMRYDQFMRLGWKILVPANLVWIVLVVALRAFRNEEAISAPTILIAGGVVLVLLIGLSFLLPERKVQMDDNRVPVTGGGYPIPPLDLRVPDKNAKPARVRRARREPAAVAAGDKESAE, encoded by the coding sequence ATGAACCGGGCGCAACTGCTCGCCGACGACCCGATCTGGCTCATCGCGATCAAGTGTGTGGTGCTGCTCGGCCTCGGCGCGATCGCCACCACCGCGATGATCATCCTGGAACGCAAGATCGTCGCCAGGATGCAGCAGCGCCCCGGCCCCAACCGGGTCGGCCCGAACGGCTGGTTCCAGTCGCTCGCGGACGCGATCAAGCTGCCGTTCAAGGAACAGATCATCCCGGACACGGCTGACCGGAAGGTCTACTTCCTCGCGCCGGTCATCGCGACGATCCCCGCGTTCCTGGCGTTCTCGGTGATCCCGTTCGGCCCCGAGGTCTCGATCTTCGGTGAGCGCACCGTGCTGCAGCTGGTCGACCTGCCGGTCGGCGTGCTGGTCGTGCTGGCCTGCTCGTCGATGGGCGTCTACGGCATCGTGCTCGCGGGCTGGGCCTCCGGCTCGCCGTACCCGCTGCTCGGTGGTCTCCGCTCGGCCGCGCAGGTGATCTCCTACGAGATCGCGCTCGGCCTGTCGATCGTCGCGGTGATCCTCTACACCGGGTCGCTGTCCACCGGCGACATCGTCGACGCGCAGCAGACCGGTTGGTACTTCTACCTGCTGATCCCGAGCTTCCTGATCTTCATCATCTCCATGGTCGGTGAGACCAACCGCGCTCCGTTCGACCTCCCCGAGGCCGAGTCCGAGCTGGTCGGCGGCTTCCACACCGAGTACAGCTCGATGAAGTTCGCGCTGTTCTTCCTCGCCGAGTACGTCAACATGGTCATCGTCTCCGCGATGGCGACCACGCTGTTCCTCGGCGGGTACATGGCGCCGTGGCCGCTCTCGCTGATCGGCGACAACTACCTCAACACCGGCTGGTGGCCGCTGCTGTGGTTCCTCGGCAAGGTGTGGCTGTTCCTCTTCGCCTTCATCTGGCTGCGCGGCACGCTGCCCCGCATGCGCTACGACCAGTTCATGCGCCTGGGCTGGAAGATCCTCGTCCCGGCCAACCTGGTCTGGATCGTCCTGGTCGTCGCGCTGCGGGCCTTCCGCAACGAGGAGGCCATCTCCGCGCCGACCATCCTGATCGCGGGCGGTGTGGTGCTGGTGCTGCTCATCGGCCTCAGCTTCCTGCTGCCCGAGCGCAAGGTGCAGATGGACGACAACCGCGTGCCGGTCACCGGCGGCGGCTACCCGATCCCGCCGCTGGACCTGCGGGTGCCGGACAAGAACGCGAAGCCCGCCCGGGTGCGTCGCGCGCGGCGCGAGCCCGCCGCTGTCGCCGCGGGTGACAAGGAGTCAGCAGAATGA
- a CDS encoding NADH-quinone oxidoreductase subunit G, with the protein MTIAPENPTTVEKAPVPEGHVRLTIDGAEVIAPKGELIIRTAERLGIQIPRFCDHPLLEPAGACRQCLVEVEMGGRPMPKPQASCTMTVGDDMVVKTQLTSPVADKAQQGVMELLLINHPLDCPICDKGGECPLQNQAMSNGRTDSRFVETKRTFPKPLPISTQVLLDRERCVLCQRCTRFSAQIAGDPFIELLERGAQQQIGIAEEKPFQSYFSGNTIQICPVGALTSAAYRFRSRPFDLVSTPSVCEHCSSGCAERTDWRRGKVMRKLAGDDPEVNEEWICDKGRFAFRYATATDRITRPLVRDAKTGELVESSWTEALQIAAEGLAKARDGKGAAVLAGGRLTVEDAYAYAKFARIALRTNDIDFRARPHSTEELDFLASTVVGTTPETGVTFTGIEKAPAVLCVAFEPEEEAPIVFLRLRKAARKNKTKVFHVGQWTSPSVEKTQGTLLACKPGAEPGALDGLATHAPDVTEALGADGAVILVGERAAQVPGLFSAVLRLANSTGAKVAWIPRRAGERGALDAGAAPTLLPGGRLVTDISARVDVEQAWGLKPGSLPAAPGRDTDGILAAAADGRLDGLVVGGVDPFDLADPALAERALTAAGFVVSLELRHSAVTAHADVVLPIAPAVEKSGSYLNWEGRRREFANTIEGTGAMPDGRVLDSLAVEMDVDLFTQTPAAAAADLARLPVVPRTATAPDVAANAATNGAIVLASWRMLLDNGSMQDDEPNLAGTARPVFARLSLKTATDLGIAVTGTAKVATDRGAITVPVQVADLPDGVVWLPGNSGDSATRRVLGAGHGSVVTVEPGGNS; encoded by the coding sequence ATGACCATCGCGCCCGAGAACCCCACCACGGTCGAGAAAGCACCGGTCCCCGAAGGACATGTGCGGCTGACGATCGACGGTGCCGAGGTGATCGCGCCCAAGGGCGAGCTGATCATCCGCACCGCCGAGCGGCTCGGCATCCAGATCCCGCGGTTCTGCGACCACCCGCTGCTCGAACCGGCGGGCGCCTGCCGGCAGTGCCTGGTCGAGGTCGAGATGGGCGGGCGTCCCATGCCCAAGCCCCAGGCCTCCTGCACGATGACCGTCGGCGACGACATGGTCGTCAAGACCCAGCTCACCTCGCCGGTCGCCGACAAGGCGCAGCAGGGCGTGATGGAGCTGCTGCTCATCAACCACCCGCTCGACTGCCCGATCTGCGACAAGGGCGGCGAATGCCCCCTGCAGAACCAGGCCATGTCGAACGGCCGCACGGACTCGCGGTTCGTCGAGACCAAGCGGACCTTCCCGAAGCCGCTGCCGATCAGCACCCAGGTGCTGCTCGACCGCGAACGCTGCGTGCTCTGCCAGCGCTGCACCCGGTTCTCCGCGCAGATCGCCGGCGACCCGTTCATCGAACTGCTCGAACGCGGCGCGCAGCAGCAGATCGGCATCGCCGAGGAGAAGCCGTTCCAGAGCTACTTCTCCGGCAACACCATCCAGATCTGCCCGGTGGGCGCGCTGACCAGCGCCGCGTACCGGTTCCGCTCCCGGCCGTTCGACCTGGTGTCGACCCCGAGCGTGTGCGAGCACTGCTCGTCCGGCTGCGCCGAGCGCACGGACTGGCGGCGCGGCAAGGTCATGCGCAAGCTCGCGGGCGACGACCCCGAGGTCAACGAGGAGTGGATCTGCGACAAGGGCCGCTTCGCCTTCCGCTACGCCACCGCGACCGACCGGATCACCCGGCCGCTCGTGCGCGACGCGAAGACCGGCGAACTGGTCGAGTCGAGCTGGACCGAGGCGCTGCAGATCGCGGCCGAGGGCCTGGCGAAGGCGCGTGACGGCAAGGGCGCCGCGGTGCTCGCGGGCGGTCGGCTGACCGTCGAGGACGCCTACGCCTACGCCAAGTTCGCGCGCATCGCGCTGCGCACCAACGACATCGACTTCCGCGCCCGCCCCCACTCGACCGAGGAACTCGACTTCCTTGCCTCGACCGTGGTCGGCACGACGCCGGAAACCGGTGTCACTTTCACGGGCATCGAGAAGGCTCCCGCGGTGCTCTGCGTGGCCTTCGAGCCCGAAGAGGAAGCGCCGATCGTGTTCCTGCGGCTGCGCAAGGCGGCCCGCAAGAACAAGACCAAGGTGTTCCACGTCGGACAGTGGACGAGCCCGAGCGTCGAGAAGACCCAGGGCACGCTGCTGGCCTGCAAGCCCGGTGCCGAGCCCGGCGCGCTCGACGGCCTGGCCACCCACGCCCCGGACGTCACCGAAGCCCTTGGCGCTGACGGTGCGGTGATCCTCGTCGGCGAACGCGCCGCGCAGGTCCCCGGCCTGTTCAGCGCGGTGCTGCGGCTGGCGAACTCCACCGGCGCCAAGGTCGCGTGGATCCCGCGTCGCGCCGGTGAGCGCGGAGCACTCGACGCGGGCGCCGCGCCGACGCTGCTGCCCGGTGGCCGCCTGGTCACCGACATCTCCGCCCGCGTGGACGTCGAGCAGGCGTGGGGCCTCAAGCCCGGCTCGCTGCCCGCCGCCCCCGGCCGCGACACCGACGGCATCCTCGCCGCCGCCGCGGACGGCCGCCTCGACGGTCTCGTCGTCGGCGGTGTCGACCCGTTCGACCTGGCCGACCCGGCGCTCGCCGAGCGGGCGCTGACCGCCGCGGGCTTCGTCGTCAGCCTGGAACTGCGGCACAGCGCGGTCACCGCGCACGCCGACGTGGTGTTGCCGATCGCCCCGGCGGTCGAGAAGTCCGGCAGCTACCTCAACTGGGAGGGTCGCCGCCGCGAGTTCGCCAACACCATCGAGGGCACCGGCGCCATGCCCGACGGCCGGGTCCTCGACTCGCTCGCCGTGGAGATGGACGTCGACCTGTTCACCCAGACCCCGGCCGCCGCCGCGGCCGACCTGGCCCGGCTCCCGGTCGTGCCCCGCACGGCCACCGCTCCGGACGTGGCGGCCAATGCCGCGACAAACGGTGCGATCGTGCTGGCGTCCTGGCGGATGCTGCTGGACAACGGGTCGATGCAGGACGACGAGCCGAACCTGGCGGGCACCGCCCGACCGGTCTTCGCCCGTCTGTCCCTCAAGACCGCTACGGATCTCGGTATCGCCGTGACCGGCACCGCCAAGGTCGCCACCGACCGCGGCGCGATCACCGTGCCGGTCCAGGTCGCCGACCTGCCCGACGGCGTGGTCTGGCTGCCGGGCAACTCCGGTGACTCGGCCACCCGCCGGGTCCTGGGCGCGGGCCACGGCTCCGTGGTGACCGTGGAACCTGGAGGCAACTCATGA
- the nuoF gene encoding NADH-quinone oxidoreductase subunit NuoF: protein MTTPNKPAPVTPVLTKRWLSPQSWSIKTYEQLEGYTALRKALKGTPEQLVQLVKDSGLRGRGGAGFPAGIKWSFMPQNEDKPHYLVINADEGEPGTCKDIPLMMADPHSLIEGCVIASYAMRSHHCFIYVRGEALHCIRRLNAAVREAHAAGYLGKDILGSGFDLEITVHAGAGAYICGEETALLDSLEGRRGQPRLKPPFPAAAGLYAAPTTVNNVETIASVPFIVNGGSDWFRTMGTAKSPGPKIYSISGHVEKPGQYEAPLGTTLRELLELAGGMKDGIPLKFWTPGGSSTPMFTAEHLDVPLDFEGAAEAGSMLGTTAVMVFNETVSVPWAVMKWTEFYEHESCGKCTPCREGTYWLAGILQRMVEGHGTPADIDTLLDICDNILGRSFCALGDGAVSPITSGIKYFRDEFLALCEKNRVGAHALAGAQS from the coding sequence ATGACCACTCCCAACAAGCCCGCGCCGGTCACCCCCGTGCTGACCAAGCGTTGGCTGTCCCCACAGTCCTGGTCGATCAAGACCTACGAGCAGCTCGAGGGCTACACCGCGCTGCGCAAGGCGCTCAAGGGCACGCCCGAGCAGCTTGTCCAGCTGGTGAAGGACTCCGGTCTGCGCGGCCGCGGCGGCGCGGGCTTCCCCGCTGGCATCAAGTGGTCGTTCATGCCGCAGAACGAGGACAAGCCGCACTACCTCGTCATCAACGCCGACGAAGGCGAACCGGGAACCTGCAAGGACATCCCGCTGATGATGGCCGACCCGCACTCGCTGATCGAGGGCTGCGTCATCGCCTCGTACGCGATGCGGTCGCACCACTGCTTCATCTACGTGCGCGGCGAGGCCCTGCACTGCATCCGCAGGCTCAACGCGGCGGTCCGCGAGGCGCACGCCGCCGGGTACCTGGGCAAGGACATCCTCGGCTCCGGATTCGACCTGGAGATCACCGTCCACGCCGGTGCGGGCGCCTACATCTGCGGTGAGGAAACCGCGCTGCTCGACTCGCTGGAGGGCCGCCGAGGCCAGCCGCGACTCAAGCCGCCGTTCCCCGCCGCGGCCGGCCTCTACGCCGCGCCGACCACGGTCAACAACGTCGAGACCATCGCGAGCGTGCCGTTCATCGTCAACGGCGGCTCCGACTGGTTCCGCACCATGGGCACCGCGAAGTCGCCCGGCCCGAAGATCTACTCGATCTCCGGGCACGTCGAGAAGCCCGGTCAGTACGAGGCCCCGCTCGGCACGACGCTGCGTGAACTGCTCGAACTCGCGGGCGGCATGAAAGACGGCATCCCGCTGAAGTTCTGGACCCCGGGTGGCTCGTCCACGCCGATGTTCACCGCCGAACACCTCGACGTCCCCCTGGACTTCGAAGGCGCGGCGGAGGCCGGCTCCATGCTGGGCACCACCGCGGTCATGGTCTTCAACGAGACCGTGTCCGTGCCGTGGGCGGTCATGAAGTGGACCGAGTTCTACGAGCACGAGTCCTGCGGCAAGTGCACCCCGTGCCGTGAGGGCACGTACTGGCTCGCTGGCATCCTGCAGCGCATGGTCGAGGGCCACGGCACACCCGCGGACATCGACACGCTGCTCGACATCTGCGACAACATCCTCGGCCGCTCGTTCTGCGCGCTCGGCGACGGCGCGGTCAGCCCGATCACCAGCGGCATCAAGTACTTCCGCGACGAATTCCTGGCCCTGTGCGAGAAGAACAGGGTCGGCGCGCACGCACTGGCAGGAGCGCAGTCATGA
- the nuoE gene encoding NADH-quinone oxidoreductase subunit NuoE, whose protein sequence is MSAEPIAVTESVDLSVFGEDIVTKAQEIVARYPQSRSALLPMLHLVQSVEGRVSQAGIQFCAGQLDLTAAEVSAVATFYTMYKRKTCGEHLVSVCTNTLCAVLGGDAIYKALGEHLGEGGKRLGHNETVGEPGAPGSITLEHAECLAACDLGPVLQVNYEFFDNQTPESAVALVDALRAGDKPQPTRGAPLRDFRTAELELAGFWPEDEVDYRSTVDGPSAAVETLRGAKLAEDRGWTAPAMTDVALPEVEKK, encoded by the coding sequence ATGAGTGCGGAACCCATCGCCGTCACCGAATCCGTCGACCTCAGTGTCTTCGGCGAGGACATCGTCACCAAGGCCCAGGAGATCGTCGCCCGGTACCCGCAGTCGCGGTCGGCGCTGCTGCCGATGCTGCACCTCGTGCAGTCGGTCGAGGGCAGGGTCAGCCAGGCGGGCATCCAGTTCTGCGCCGGCCAGCTCGACCTGACCGCCGCCGAGGTCAGCGCGGTCGCGACGTTCTACACCATGTACAAGCGCAAGACCTGCGGTGAGCACCTGGTTTCGGTGTGCACCAACACGTTGTGCGCGGTGCTCGGCGGCGACGCCATCTACAAGGCGCTCGGTGAGCACCTCGGCGAGGGCGGCAAGCGCCTGGGCCACAACGAGACCGTGGGCGAGCCGGGTGCGCCGGGCTCGATCACCCTGGAGCACGCCGAGTGCCTCGCGGCCTGCGACCTCGGCCCGGTGCTGCAGGTCAACTACGAGTTCTTCGACAACCAGACCCCCGAGTCGGCCGTCGCGCTCGTCGACGCGCTGCGCGCGGGGGACAAGCCCCAGCCCACGCGGGGCGCGCCGCTGCGCGACTTCCGCACCGCGGAGCTGGAGCTGGCCGGGTTCTGGCCCGAGGACGAGGTCGACTACCGCTCCACTGTGGACGGCCCGTCCGCCGCCGTGGAGACGCTGCGCGGAGCCAAGCTCGCCGAGGACCGCGGCTGGACCGCTCCCGCGATGACTGATGTCGCGCTGCCGGAGGTCGAGAAGAAATGA
- a CDS encoding NADH-quinone oxidoreductase subunit D, with protein MTTNDIHPADERDTTEGRVYTVTGGDWDEILDDAIHDERIVINLGPQHPSTHGVLRLVLELEGETVTQARSVVGYLHTGIEKNCEYRTWTQGVTFVTRMDYLAPLSNEAAYCLAIEKLLGIEAPRRAQVARVMLLELNRISSHLVALATGGMELGSLTAMTAGFREREEVLHLLEHLTGLRMNHAFIRPGGLAQDLPADYHQKVTDFIKVMDSRLPDYDKLLTGQPIWRNRLVGVGYLPVDACLALGVTGPILRSAGLAWDLRKTEPYLGYEEYDFEVPTSNAADSFARYLLRVEEIHQSLKIVAQCLKKLEPGPVMVADQKIAWPAKLSIGADGMGNSLEHVRKIMGQSMESLIHHFKLVTEGFKVPAGQVYVPVESPRGELGYHLVSDGGTRPMRVHVREPSFINLQSMPAMSEGGMVADVIAAVASIDPVMGGCDR; from the coding sequence GTGACCACGAACGACATCCATCCCGCAGACGAGCGCGACACCACTGAGGGTCGCGTCTACACCGTCACGGGTGGCGACTGGGACGAGATCCTGGACGACGCCATCCACGACGAGCGCATCGTCATCAACCTGGGCCCGCAGCACCCCTCGACGCACGGCGTGCTCCGCCTGGTGCTCGAACTCGAGGGCGAGACGGTCACCCAGGCCCGCTCGGTCGTCGGCTACCTCCACACCGGCATCGAGAAGAACTGCGAGTACCGCACCTGGACCCAGGGCGTCACCTTCGTGACGCGCATGGACTACCTGGCGCCGCTGTCCAACGAGGCCGCGTACTGCCTGGCGATCGAGAAGCTGCTCGGCATCGAGGCCCCGCGCCGCGCCCAGGTCGCCCGGGTGATGCTGCTGGAGCTCAACCGGATCAGCTCGCACCTGGTGGCCCTGGCCACCGGCGGCATGGAGCTCGGCTCGCTGACCGCGATGACCGCGGGCTTCCGTGAGCGCGAGGAAGTCCTGCACCTGCTGGAGCACCTCACCGGCCTGCGGATGAACCACGCGTTCATCCGGCCCGGCGGTCTCGCCCAGGACCTTCCGGCGGACTACCACCAGAAGGTCACCGACTTCATCAAGGTGATGGACTCGCGCCTGCCGGACTACGACAAGCTGCTGACCGGTCAGCCGATCTGGCGCAACCGGCTCGTCGGCGTCGGGTACCTGCCGGTCGACGCGTGCCTCGCGCTCGGTGTCACCGGTCCGATCCTGCGGTCCGCGGGCCTGGCCTGGGACCTGCGCAAGACCGAGCCGTACCTGGGCTACGAGGAGTACGACTTCGAGGTCCCGACCTCGAACGCCGCCGACTCCTTCGCCCGGTATCTGCTGCGCGTCGAGGAGATCCACCAGTCGCTCAAGATCGTCGCCCAGTGCCTCAAGAAGCTGGAGCCGGGCCCGGTCATGGTCGCCGACCAGAAGATCGCGTGGCCGGCGAAGCTGAGCATCGGCGCCGACGGCATGGGCAACTCCCTGGAGCACGTCCGCAAGATCATGGGGCAGTCCATGGAGTCGCTGATCCACCACTTCAAGCTGGTCACCGAGGGCTTCAAGGTCCCCGCGGGCCAGGTGTACGTGCCGGTCGAGTCCCCGCGCGGCGAGCTGGGCTACCACCTGGTCTCCGACGGCGGCACCCGCCCGATGCGCGTGCACGTGCGCGAACCAAGCTTCATCAACCTGCAGTCGATGCCCGCGATGTCCGAGGGCGGCATGGTCGCCGACGTGATCGCCGCCGTCGCCTCGATCGACCCCGTGATGGGAGGTTGTGACCGATGA
- a CDS encoding NADH-quinone oxidoreductase subunit C, translated as MADEPTTGGEQSSADRPTPGQEPEKDLARPAEHQEPVPAEPVVLGRTRKGMFNVAGTGDTTGFGGLSLPGYAPAPAERPYGGWFDELTDDLRAAMARREIPAEAIQQVTVDRGEITFYVRREDLVALCWTLRDEPALRFELCSSVSGVDYGVDIPQRLHSVYHLTSMTFRRRIRLEVAVDVDDAHIPSVVEVYPTADWQEREAWDMFGIVYDGHPALTRILMPDDWDGHPQRKDYPLGGIPVEYKGAEIPPPDQRRSYS; from the coding sequence ATGGCTGACGAACCCACCACCGGCGGCGAGCAGTCCAGCGCCGACCGTCCCACGCCCGGCCAGGAGCCTGAGAAGGACCTGGCCCGCCCGGCCGAGCACCAGGAGCCCGTCCCCGCGGAGCCCGTCGTCCTGGGCCGAACCCGCAAGGGCATGTTCAACGTCGCGGGCACCGGCGACACCACCGGCTTCGGCGGGCTGAGCCTGCCCGGGTACGCCCCGGCCCCGGCCGAGCGCCCGTACGGCGGCTGGTTCGACGAGCTGACCGACGACCTGCGCGCGGCCATGGCCCGCCGGGAGATCCCGGCCGAGGCGATCCAGCAGGTCACCGTCGACCGCGGCGAGATCACCTTCTACGTCCGCCGCGAAGACCTGGTCGCGCTCTGCTGGACCCTGCGCGACGAGCCCGCCCTGCGCTTCGAGCTGTGCAGCTCGGTGTCCGGTGTGGACTACGGCGTGGACATCCCGCAGCGGCTGCACTCGGTCTACCACCTGACGTCGATGACGTTCCGCCGCCGCATCCGGCTGGAGGTCGCGGTCGATGTCGACGACGCGCACATCCCGTCGGTCGTCGAGGTCTACCCGACCGCCGACTGGCAGGAGCGCGAGGCCTGGGACATGTTCGGGATCGTCTACGACGGACACCCCGCGCTGACCCGGATCCTCATGCCGGACGACTGGGACGGCCACCCCCAGCGCAAGGACTACCCGCTCGGCGGGATCCCGGTGGAGTACAAGGGCGCGGAGATTCCCCCGCCCGACCAGCGGAGGTCTTACTCGTGA
- a CDS encoding NuoB/complex I 20 kDa subunit family protein: MGIEEKLPNGIMLASLEKLVNWGRKNSLWPATFGLACCAIEMMTTGGPRYDIARFGMEAFRASPRQADLMIVAGRVTNKMAPVLRQIYDQMAEPRWVLAMGVCASSGGMFNNYAVVQGVDHIVPVDMYLPGCPPRPEMLLDAILKLHAKIQDEPINATRAAIRAASGERTELIASSIKYGKK; this comes from the coding sequence ATGGGTATCGAAGAGAAGCTCCCCAACGGAATCATGTTGGCCAGCCTGGAAAAGCTGGTGAACTGGGGACGCAAGAACTCGCTGTGGCCTGCCACGTTCGGACTGGCCTGCTGTGCCATCGAGATGATGACCACCGGCGGTCCGCGCTACGACATCGCCCGCTTCGGCATGGAGGCGTTCCGCGCCTCCCCGCGCCAGGCCGACCTGATGATCGTCGCCGGCCGGGTCACCAACAAGATGGCCCCGGTGCTGCGGCAGATCTACGACCAGATGGCCGAGCCGCGCTGGGTGCTGGCGATGGGCGTGTGCGCCTCATCGGGCGGCATGTTCAACAACTACGCCGTGGTGCAGGGCGTCGACCACATCGTGCCGGTCGACATGTACCTGCCCGGCTGCCCGCCGCGCCCGGAGATGCTGCTCGACGCGATCCTCAAGCTGCACGCCAAGATCCAGGACGAGCCGATCAACGCCACCCGCGCCGCGATCCGCGCCGCCAGCGGTGAGCGCACCGAGCTGATCGCGTCCTCCATCAAGTACGGCAAGAAATAG
- a CDS encoding NADH-quinone oxidoreductase subunit A, which translates to MLQAQSADVSSGLGIYFPLVVMFVLAAGFAVFSALLGPLLGPSRYNRAKFEAYECGIEPSPQPVAGGGRVPVAYYLTAMLFILFDIEMVFLYPFAVSADALGLFGLVEIFLFIATVGFAYAYVWRRGGLDWN; encoded by the coding sequence ATGCTCCAAGCACAGTCAGCGGATGTGTCGTCAGGCTTGGGGATCTACTTCCCCTTGGTCGTGATGTTCGTCCTGGCGGCGGGCTTCGCGGTGTTCTCGGCGTTGCTCGGCCCGCTCCTGGGCCCGAGCCGCTACAACCGGGCGAAGTTCGAGGCCTACGAGTGCGGCATCGAGCCATCGCCGCAGCCGGTCGCGGGCGGTGGCCGCGTGCCGGTCGCCTACTACCTCACGGCGATGCTCTTCATCCTGTTCGACATCGAAATGGTGTTCCTCTACCCGTTCGCGGTCTCGGCGGACGCCCTCGGCCTGTTCGGCCTGGTGGAGATCTTCTTGTTCATCGCAACGGTCGGCTTCGCGTACGCCTATGTCTGGCGTCGCGGCGGCCTCGACTGGAACTGA
- a CDS encoding geranylgeranyl reductase family protein, with product MSTSISRRKAGEDAEVIVVGAGPAGSTAATYLARAGLDVLLLEKSTFPREKVCGDGLTPRGVKQLIDLGIDTREEAGWLHNKGLRVVGGGVTLELDWPDLASFPPYGVVRTRQDFDEMLARTAQRAGARLAEQTTVIGAVTDERTGRIVGVTAKAGPDKTPVTYRAPIILACDGVSARLALSVGMEKIDARPMGVAVRRYYASPRSKDDYLESHLELWDRSDPANPVLLPGYGWIFGMGDGTVNVGLGMLSTSKAYGKTDYRKLMRSWLDGTPEEWGFREHNALGKIGGAGLPMGFNRTPHYRDGLLLVGDAGGMVNPFNGEGIGYAMESARLAAECVIQAMARREGPARERALAGYPLALRQSLGSYYRLGNVFSKLIGNPVVMRTATKYGMPRETLMKLVLKLLAGLYDQKDGDAFDRVITAATRLAPTVK from the coding sequence ATGAGCACTTCGATCAGTCGCCGCAAGGCGGGCGAGGACGCCGAGGTCATCGTGGTGGGTGCGGGCCCGGCCGGGTCCACCGCCGCGACCTACCTGGCGCGCGCGGGTCTGGATGTGTTGCTCCTGGAGAAGAGCACCTTCCCCCGCGAGAAGGTCTGTGGCGACGGTTTGACTCCGCGCGGGGTCAAGCAGCTCATCGACCTGGGGATCGACACCCGCGAGGAAGCGGGCTGGCTGCACAACAAGGGCCTGCGCGTCGTCGGTGGTGGGGTGACCCTTGAGCTCGACTGGCCGGACCTGGCGTCGTTCCCGCCCTATGGTGTGGTCCGCACCCGGCAGGACTTCGACGAGATGCTCGCCCGCACCGCCCAGCGCGCGGGCGCCCGGCTCGCCGAGCAGACCACCGTCATCGGCGCGGTCACCGACGAGCGCACCGGCCGGATCGTCGGGGTGACCGCGAAGGCGGGCCCGGACAAGACTCCGGTCACTTACCGCGCGCCGATCATCCTGGCCTGCGACGGCGTGTCCGCGCGGCTCGCGCTCTCGGTCGGCATGGAGAAGATCGACGCCCGCCCCATGGGTGTCGCGGTCCGCCGCTACTACGCCAGCCCCCGCAGCAAGGACGACTACCTGGAGTCGCACCTGGAGCTGTGGGACCGCTCCGACCCGGCCAACCCCGTCCTGCTCCCCGGCTACGGCTGGATCTTCGGCATGGGCGACGGCACGGTCAACGTCGGCCTCGGCATGCTCTCCACGTCGAAGGCCTACGGCAAGACCGACTACCGCAAGCTCATGCGCTCCTGGCTCGACGGCACCCCCGAGGAATGGGGCTTCCGCGAGCACAACGCGCTGGGCAAGATCGGCGGCGCGGGCCTGCCCATGGGCTTCAACCGGACCCCGCACTACCGCGACGGCCTGCTGCTCGTCGGCGACGCCGGCGGCATGGTCAACCCGTTCAACGGCGAGGGCATCGGCTACGCGATGGAGTCGGCCCGGCTGGCCGCCGAGTGCGTCATCCAGGCGATGGCCCGCAGGGAGGGACCGGCCCGCGAGCGCGCTCTCGCCGGGTACCCGCTGGCGCTGCGGCAGTCGCTGGGCAGCTACTACCGGCTCGGCAACGTCTTCTCCAAGCTGATCGGAAATCCGGTCGTCATGCGGACCGCGACCAAATACGGCATGCCGCGCGAGACGCTGATGAAACTCGTGCTGAAGCTTCTCGCGGGCCTTTACGACCAGAAGGACGGCGACGCTTTCGACCGCGTGATCACCGCGGCCACGCGACTCGCTCCTACCGTCAAGTAA